The following nucleotide sequence is from Kiritimatiella glycovorans.
CTGGAACACGATGCCGGACGGCGAAGAGGTCTTTTTCATCAGCACGCCCTCCGCGGGGTTGTGGTCCGTGAAGGAGAAAGTTGGAGGCGGCCGATGAAGGCGTTTATGGACGAAGATTTTCTCCTGCAGACCCCGAGCGCCCGGAGGCTCTACCACGACCACGCCGCGCGGATGCCGATCATCGATTACCACTGTCATCTGCCGCCGGAGGACATCGCCGCGGACCGCGCGTACGACAACCTCGGCGAGGCCTGGCTGGCGGGCGATCACTACAAGTGGCGCGCGATGCGCTCCAACGGCATACCCGAAGACCGAATTACAGGCGGGGCGGACTGGAGGGAGAAATTCGACGCCTGGGCGGCGACGGTGCCGCATACGCTTCGGAATCCCCTCTACCACTGGACGCACCTGGAGCTGCAGCGCTATTTCGGGATCTCCGATCTGCTCAACCCCGACACGGCGGGGTCCATCTATGAACGCGCCTCGGAGATGCTGCGGACCCCCGAGTTCTCCGCGCGCAACCTGATGCGGCGGATGAACGTGAAGGCGGTCTGCACCACCGACGATCCCGTCGATTCGCTGCAGCATCACGCGCGGCTCTGCCGCGAGGGGTTCGAGATCGAAGTCCGCCCCGCCTTCCGGCCCGACCGGGCCATGAAGCTCGAAGATCCCGCCGCCTGGCGTGAATATCTCGAGACCCTGGGCTCCGCCGCGAAGGTGGAGATCCGTGATTTCGCCTCGCTGCTCGAGGCCGTGGATGAGCGCCATGCCTTTTTTCATTCCATGGGCTGCCGACTTTCGGATCACGGCGTGGAATACGTCCCGGACGCCGAGGCGTGCTCCGCGGAACTGGAGGCGATTTTCGCCAAGGCCCTGCAGGGGGAGGTGGTCTCGCGCGCCGAACGCGACGCCTTTCAGGCGGCCTTTCTGTACGCCGTCGCCCGCATGAACCATGTCCGTGGATGGGCGCAGCAGTTTCATGTCGGAGTCGCGCGGAGCAACAACTCCCGGCGGCTCCGCGAACTGGGACCCGATACCGGCTTCGATTCGATCGGCGATTTCCGTCAGGGCCCCGGCCTCGTACGA
It contains:
- the uxaC gene encoding glucuronate isomerase yields the protein MKAFMDEDFLLQTPSARRLYHDHAARMPIIDYHCHLPPEDIAADRAYDNLGEAWLAGDHYKWRAMRSNGIPEDRITGGADWREKFDAWAATVPHTLRNPLYHWTHLELQRYFGISDLLNPDTAGSIYERASEMLRTPEFSARNLMRRMNVKAVCTTDDPVDSLQHHARLCREGFEIEVRPAFRPDRAMKLEDPAAWREYLETLGSAAKVEIRDFASLLEAVDERHAFFHSMGCRLSDHGVEYVPDAEACSAELEAIFAKALQGEVVSRAERDAFQAAFLYAVARMNHVRGWAQQFHVGVARSNNSRRLRELGPDTGFDSIGDFRQGPGLVRLLDRLDASHHLARTVLYNINPADHALMATVIGSFQDASRPGKMQWGSAWWFLDHKQGMEEHLNTLSADGLLSRFVGMLTDSRSFLSYPRHEYFRRILCNLVGNEVEHGEIPADFDLLGGMIEDVCFHNARDYFFGGERGKEVEGEDGGKIKI